Proteins encoded by one window of Carassius carassius chromosome 30, fCarCar2.1, whole genome shotgun sequence:
- the LOC132111222 gene encoding calcineurin subunit B type 1-like isoform X2 — MGNEASYPLEMCSHFDADEIKRLGKRFKKLDLDNSGSLSVEEFMSLPELQQNPLVQRVIEIFDTDGNGEVDFKEFIEGVSQFSVKGDKEQKLRFAFRIYDMDKDGYISNGELFQVLKMMVGNNLKDTQLQQIVDKTIINADKDGDGRISFEEFCAVVGGLDIHKKMVVDV; from the exons ATG GGAAATGAGGCAAGTTATCCCCTGGAAATGTGCTCGCATT TCGATGCTGATGAGATTAAAAGGCTGGGAAAGAGGTTTAAGAAACTCGACCTAGATAACTCGGGATCCCTCAGTGTGGAGGAGTTCATGTCCTTGCCCGAGTTACAGCAGAATCCACTGGTGCAGAGGGTCATCGAGATTTTCGACACGGACGGCAACGGAGAGGTGGATTTTAAAG AGTTCATCGAGGGCGTCTCTCAGTTCAGTGTGAAGGGTGATAAAGAGCAGAAACTGCGCT TCGCTTTCAGGATCTATGACATGGACAAGGACGGCTACATTTCCAACGGAGAGCTGTTCCAGGTGCTGAAGATGATGGTGGGCAACAATCTGAAGGACACTCAGCTGCAGCAGATCGTGGACAAGACCATCATCAACGCTGACAAGGACGGGGACGGGAGGATATCCTTCGAGGAGTTCTGTGCT GTCGTCGGAGGTCTGGATATACACAAGAAGATGGTGGTGGATGTGTGA
- the LOC132111222 gene encoding calcineurin subunit B type 1-like isoform X1: MALRYSAMGKPLCVVTRAMPARAKDPVTGFDADEIKRLGKRFKKLDLDNSGSLSVEEFMSLPELQQNPLVQRVIEIFDTDGNGEVDFKEFIEGVSQFSVKGDKEQKLRFAFRIYDMDKDGYISNGELFQVLKMMVGNNLKDTQLQQIVDKTIINADKDGDGRISFEEFCAVVGGLDIHKKMVVDV, translated from the exons ATGGCTCTTCGGTACAGTGCGATGGGCAAACCTCTGTGTGTGGTGACCCGAGCGATGCCAGCGCGAGCCAAGGATCCCGTCACAGGAT TCGATGCTGATGAGATTAAAAGGCTGGGAAAGAGGTTTAAGAAACTCGACCTAGATAACTCGGGATCCCTCAGTGTGGAGGAGTTCATGTCCTTGCCCGAGTTACAGCAGAATCCACTGGTGCAGAGGGTCATCGAGATTTTCGACACGGACGGCAACGGAGAGGTGGATTTTAAAG AGTTCATCGAGGGCGTCTCTCAGTTCAGTGTGAAGGGTGATAAAGAGCAGAAACTGCGCT TCGCTTTCAGGATCTATGACATGGACAAGGACGGCTACATTTCCAACGGAGAGCTGTTCCAGGTGCTGAAGATGATGGTGGGCAACAATCTGAAGGACACTCAGCTGCAGCAGATCGTGGACAAGACCATCATCAACGCTGACAAGGACGGGGACGGGAGGATATCCTTCGAGGAGTTCTGTGCT GTCGTCGGAGGTCTGGATATACACAAGAAGATGGTGGTGGATGTGTGA
- the cnrip1b gene encoding CB1 cannabinoid receptor-interacting protein 1b, which translates to MADIPQLIKVGVSLKTTPNNGPVYFKSDGTRFGQTRTIKLLTGTKYKIDVIVKPGAVEATSMTIGGVTFPMEQQSKDPQSVVYTGMYDTEGVTHTKSGERQPVQVNIQFTQAGLFETVWQVKFYNYNKRDHCQWGNSFNSIEYECKPNDTRTLMWINKELFL; encoded by the exons ATGGCTGACATACCCCAACTGATTAAAGTCGGCGTCTCGCTGAAAACCACTCCGAATAACGGACCAGTCTACTTCAAATCGGACGGGACGAGGTTCGGTCAGACCCGAACCATCAAATTACTGACGGGAACTAAATATAAGATCGACGTGATCGTTAAACCGGGAGCGGTGGAGGCGAC ATCCATGACTATCGGCGGAGTGACTTTTCCGATGGAGCAGCAGTCGAAAGACCCTCAGTCCGTAGTGTACACTGGCATGTATGACACTGAGGGAGTAACACACACCAAAAGCGGAGAGAGGCAACCTGTGCAGGTCAACATACAG TTCACTCAGGCAGGGCTTTTCGAGACCGTCTGGCAGGTCAAGTTCTACAACTACAACAAGAGAGACCACTGTCAATGGGGGAACAGCTTCAACAGCATCGAGTACGAGTGTAAACCCAACGACACACGCACCCTCATGTGGATCAATAAAGAACTGTTTCTGTAA